A window of the Vibrio ostreae genome harbors these coding sequences:
- a CDS encoding LTA synthase family protein: MNYQSHLRQLCLVLLQFFVFSFSILLIARGVFFHHIQDVLIQPGVTEDIWRAFRVGARFDAKVTAIAYAPLLLAGLVLAASRRGYARWCHVAPLYHALIALLYVLGCIGNYYYYLTYGTHIDLFMFGLWEDDSKAVLVNIWQDYPILRALLLALSFSVLAYVTARWFMRSAFGRLKCKHSWHWSVTSLAVLCVVLVTFAVARGSLSSHPLKRYHAAVSPYKPLNMITPNVFMALDWAMTDYKEQHNFAPVSQAELTAQMNKILGQPTPQYRTPANDYLQQHPPHVVVAMMESMGMNILVEDDAKTNDLLGSFRQYRDQGFWFERFMAGTSATIDSIVMTLFHSPVATISHSAVQNIALPSSAALPYKRAGYEVVFLYGGNGMWRNLANYLPVQGFDRVYDENDIMEAFPESEQYAGPWGVPDGYLFKFANRVLEQAEKPIMMFIMTVTNHSPYKVPEYYQPAPTRMSERLAHLIGYQGEQASVLLQTFQYASDALGQFIGRIKQSDKLKDNTVIAVTGDHRMRYSSTDEPEEFAMTYAVPFYLNVPQPILANTRYEFDAQRVGSHRDLFPTLYHFSLSDQDYISLGGENMLAEQDVSRFGYNATRSINQYGAFSTQGNGLYYPWQASSPLRNQAMPVSDVPFDAEWAKEYHLLQDYYLRSQVVPMVQ, from the coding sequence ATGAATTATCAGTCACATTTGCGTCAGCTCTGTCTCGTGCTGCTGCAGTTTTTTGTATTTTCATTCAGCATCTTGCTGATTGCGCGTGGTGTTTTCTTTCATCATATTCAGGACGTACTGATTCAGCCCGGCGTGACAGAGGATATCTGGCGTGCATTCCGGGTCGGCGCACGCTTTGATGCCAAAGTCACCGCTATTGCTTATGCCCCGCTGTTGCTGGCCGGCCTTGTCCTGGCGGCTTCCCGGCGTGGTTATGCCCGCTGGTGTCATGTCGCTCCGCTTTATCATGCGCTGATCGCACTGCTGTATGTGCTGGGCTGCATCGGTAACTATTATTACTACCTGACTTACGGCACCCACATCGATCTGTTCATGTTTGGCTTGTGGGAGGATGACTCCAAAGCAGTGCTGGTTAACATCTGGCAGGACTATCCGATCCTGCGCGCTTTGCTGCTGGCACTGAGTTTTTCTGTGCTGGCTTATGTCACGGCGCGCTGGTTTATGCGCAGCGCATTTGGCCGGCTCAAGTGCAAACACAGCTGGCACTGGAGCGTGACATCGCTGGCGGTGTTGTGTGTGGTGCTGGTGACCTTCGCGGTGGCACGTGGCTCGCTCAGCAGTCATCCGCTTAAGCGTTATCACGCGGCAGTCTCGCCTTACAAACCACTGAATATGATCACGCCGAACGTATTTATGGCGCTCGACTGGGCGATGACCGATTACAAAGAGCAGCATAACTTTGCTCCGGTCAGCCAGGCTGAACTGACGGCGCAGATGAACAAAATTCTTGGTCAGCCGACCCCGCAATATCGCACGCCTGCCAATGATTACCTGCAACAGCATCCGCCGCATGTGGTGGTAGCAATGATGGAGAGCATGGGCATGAATATACTGGTCGAAGATGACGCTAAGACCAATGATCTGCTCGGCAGTTTCCGTCAGTACCGTGACCAGGGCTTTTGGTTTGAGCGTTTTATGGCAGGCACGTCTGCTACCATCGACAGTATCGTCATGACACTGTTTCACAGCCCAGTCGCGACCATAAGCCACTCGGCAGTGCAGAATATTGCGTTGCCAAGCTCGGCGGCGTTGCCGTATAAACGGGCCGGTTATGAGGTGGTGTTTCTGTACGGGGGGAACGGTATGTGGCGCAACCTGGCTAACTACCTGCCAGTGCAGGGCTTTGACCGAGTGTATGACGAAAATGACATTATGGAAGCGTTTCCTGAATCCGAGCAGTATGCCGGGCCATGGGGTGTGCCGGATGGTTACTTGTTCAAGTTTGCCAATCGGGTGCTGGAGCAGGCCGAAAAGCCGATCATGATGTTTATTATGACGGTGACCAATCACTCGCCGTATAAAGTGCCGGAGTACTATCAGCCTGCGCCGACTAGGATGAGTGAGCGTTTGGCCCATCTGATTGGTTATCAGGGTGAGCAGGCCAGTGTGTTACTGCAAACCTTCCAGTATGCCTCCGATGCACTGGGCCAGTTTATCGGTCGCATCAAACAGTCCGATAAACTGAAAGACAACACTGTGATTGCGGTGACCGGCGATCACCGTATGCGTTACAGCAGTACCGATGAGCCGGAAGAGTTTGCCATGACCTATGCGGTGCCGTTTTATCTCAATGTGCCACAGCCGATTCTGGCCAACACCCGCTATGAGTTCGATGCGCAGCGGGTCGGTTCACACCGTGACCTGTTCCCGACCCTGTATCATTTCAGCTTGTCGGATCAGGATTACATTTCACTCGGCGGCGAGAACATGCTGGCTGAGCAGGATGTCAGCCGCTTTGGCTATAATGCCACGCGCAGTATTAATCAGTACGGAGCCTTCAGCACCCAGGGCAATGGTTTGTACTATCCGTGGCAGGCGTCATCGCCGCTGCGCAATCAGGCCATGCCGGTCAGCGACGTTCCGTTCGATGCCGAGTGGGCGAAAGAATACCATCTGCTGCAGGATTACTACCTGCGTTCGCAGGTGGTCCCTATGGTGCAGTAG
- a CDS encoding glycosyltransferase produces MNIKFLIRDLKIEGVQIVVIRLAKVLQHYGHEVEILTLFDDVKLPQTSGLKIRCLNIPHGTQGVDRIFPYFKAWFDENNDFDFLFAPHSESIKVISRIDDQRLIPYIHNSDEQSYNRRSLFKKLRYKHRIKKRLKNKHVVVVSNGIHAFTEKCCGKKILSNNVLYNPFCIQEIQALAQAPLQSELPDEFILFVGRLEKQKRIDRLLKAFSLLKNQTAKLLIMGEGVLYEDLRKLVDELQLNERVIFTAFECNPYPIMKAAKCLILTSDHEGFGNVLVESLATGTPALSVNCPSGPSEILTGELSQYLINSYDEGVIAQHLDSVLSQAPSCDLTEGYKKFDEAKVYQSFMETMTRISSHH; encoded by the coding sequence ATGAATATAAAATTTTTAATAAGAGATTTGAAAATTGAAGGGGTGCAGATTGTTGTCATTCGCCTGGCTAAAGTCCTTCAGCATTACGGCCATGAAGTCGAAATACTCACCTTGTTTGATGATGTCAAACTTCCGCAAACCTCTGGGTTGAAGATTCGCTGTCTGAACATTCCACACGGCACCCAAGGGGTGGACCGTATATTTCCTTATTTCAAAGCCTGGTTCGATGAAAACAACGACTTTGATTTTCTGTTTGCTCCGCACAGTGAGAGTATTAAAGTCATTTCCCGTATCGACGATCAGAGATTGATTCCTTATATCCACAATTCGGATGAACAGTCCTACAATCGCAGAAGTTTGTTTAAAAAATTACGTTATAAACACCGCATAAAAAAACGCCTGAAGAACAAACACGTTGTTGTCGTATCAAATGGAATCCACGCTTTTACAGAAAAGTGCTGCGGCAAAAAGATATTATCCAACAACGTTCTGTATAATCCTTTTTGCATACAGGAAATACAGGCTCTAGCACAAGCACCTTTGCAATCAGAACTCCCGGATGAATTTATTTTATTTGTCGGCCGGCTGGAAAAGCAGAAAAGAATCGACCGCTTGCTAAAAGCATTTTCTCTGCTGAAAAACCAAACCGCCAAACTGCTGATCATGGGAGAAGGTGTGCTTTATGAGGATCTACGCAAACTAGTGGATGAACTGCAACTTAATGAGCGAGTCATCTTTACTGCGTTTGAATGCAACCCTTATCCAATCATGAAAGCGGCTAAGTGCCTGATATTAACGTCGGATCACGAAGGGTTTGGAAATGTCTTAGTGGAATCACTGGCTACTGGTACGCCTGCTCTGAGCGTTAACTGCCCTTCCGGACCGAGTGAAATTCTCACCGGCGAGCTGTCTCAATATCTGATTAACTCTTACGATGAAGGCGTGATTGCGCAACACCTTGACAGTGTACTGAGTCAAGCGCCTTCCTGCGATCTGACAGAGGGTTATAAAAAGTTTGACGAAGCCAAAGTTTATCAATCATTTATGGAAACCATGACGCGGATCAGTAGCCACCATTAA
- a CDS encoding glycosyltransferase family 4 protein, whose amino-acid sequence MKILIFSSYKDAWNSVRPEAEMFIEMAKMGHDVTIMTQGHAEYVARFRDNGVKIIDCYPTKKICRKSIRTLRQALRENQYDVVYAMNSKTIPNAAFACIGFKNTKLVTYRGTVGGLYRHDPSAYLTHLHPRVNGISCVAQAVTDDVRKHVWKNADKVTTIYKGHDIAWYQAQPAELTSLGLPKDAFSVICIANARPSKGVHVLLESAKQLAKLPNLHLLLAGRDMDTEQNLALAEQSGMQERIHFLGYRKDVPELLAASKVQVQPSISGEGLPKTIIEAMAMGIPSVVTTTGGGKELLLDGETGFVVPVKDAQAIADKIEWLYASEPNRAEMGRKAQQRMIDDFSCQESAKQHLEFFASL is encoded by the coding sequence ATGAAGATCTTAATATTCAGCTCATACAAGGACGCCTGGAACAGCGTGCGTCCGGAAGCGGAAATGTTTATTGAAATGGCCAAGATGGGCCATGACGTGACCATCATGACTCAGGGTCATGCCGAATATGTCGCGCGCTTTCGTGACAACGGCGTTAAGATCATCGATTGCTATCCGACCAAGAAAATCTGCCGCAAAAGCATCAGAACTCTGCGTCAGGCGCTGCGCGAAAACCAGTACGACGTGGTGTATGCGATGAACTCGAAAACCATCCCCAATGCGGCATTTGCCTGTATCGGGTTTAAAAACACCAAACTGGTCACTTATCGCGGCACCGTGGGTGGCTTATACCGTCACGATCCGAGTGCTTACCTGACCCACCTCCATCCGCGGGTTAACGGTATCAGCTGTGTAGCGCAGGCGGTAACCGACGATGTGCGTAAACACGTATGGAAGAACGCCGATAAGGTGACCACGATTTACAAAGGCCACGATATCGCCTGGTATCAGGCCCAGCCAGCCGAACTGACCAGCCTCGGTCTGCCGAAAGATGCGTTCAGCGTGATCTGTATTGCCAACGCCCGTCCGAGTAAAGGCGTGCATGTGCTGCTGGAAAGCGCCAAGCAACTGGCCAAACTGCCCAATCTGCATCTGCTGCTGGCCGGACGTGACATGGATACCGAGCAGAATCTGGCTTTAGCGGAGCAGAGCGGGATGCAAGAGCGCATCCATTTCCTTGGTTATCGTAAAGATGTGCCGGAACTGCTGGCCGCAAGTAAGGTGCAGGTTCAGCCTTCGATCAGCGGTGAAGGCCTGCCGAAAACCATTATCGAAGCCATGGCAATGGGCATTCCGTCGGTAGTGACCACCACCGGCGGCGGTAAAGAATTACTGCTGGACGGTGAAACCGGCTTTGTAGTACCGGTCAAAGACGCTCAGGCCATCGCCGATAAAATCGAGTGGCTGTATGCTTCAGAGCCGAACCGTGCCGAGATGGGACGCAAAGCGCAGCAGCGCATGATAGATGACTTCTCGTGCCAAGAAAGCGCTAAACAGCATCTGGAGTTTTTCGCTTCGTTATAA
- a CDS encoding glycosyltransferase family 2 protein: protein MTERKPTLGVLMIVKNAEQHLETTLRSVHGWVDEIVIVDSGSSDSTLAIAARYTDKVYHQDWLGFGPQRQKAQSYMSADWVLPLDSDEEVSNELKVSILNAIATDDGRSVYQINRLTEAFGKFIRHSGWYPDWVTRLYRRESTQYNDVLVHESVMIPDGYRLKSLSGDLYHYTIDNLPNYVEKTQRYMKAWADQREGRKKSSLGGAILHGFFRFFKMYVIKLGFLDGRHGLLLALLSANTTFTRYADLWLRDYMKKQAAQKPPEQDTHPKTAAPAEKRDH, encoded by the coding sequence ATGACTGAGCGTAAGCCGACTCTCGGTGTACTGATGATTGTCAAAAACGCCGAACAACATCTGGAAACTACCCTGCGCTCCGTGCACGGCTGGGTAGACGAAATTGTGATTGTCGACTCCGGCAGCAGCGACAGCACGCTGGCGATCGCCGCCCGTTATACCGACAAGGTTTACCATCAGGACTGGCTTGGCTTTGGCCCGCAGCGTCAGAAAGCGCAAAGTTATATGAGCGCCGACTGGGTGCTGCCGCTCGACTCAGATGAAGAAGTCTCGAATGAACTCAAAGTCTCGATCCTCAATGCCATTGCGACCGATGACGGTCGTTCTGTTTATCAGATAAACCGCCTGACCGAAGCGTTTGGTAAATTTATCCGCCATTCCGGCTGGTACCCGGACTGGGTGACCCGCCTTTACCGCCGAGAAAGCACTCAATACAACGATGTGCTGGTGCATGAATCGGTGATGATTCCGGACGGTTATCGGCTCAAATCGCTCTCAGGCGATCTGTATCATTACACCATCGATAACCTGCCTAACTATGTTGAGAAAACCCAGCGCTATATGAAAGCCTGGGCCGACCAGCGCGAAGGGCGCAAAAAGTCCTCTCTGGGCGGTGCCATTTTGCACGGCTTTTTCCGCTTCTTTAAAATGTACGTGATTAAACTGGGCTTTCTCGATGGTCGCCATGGACTGCTGCTGGCTCTGCTGAGCGCCAACACCACCTTTACCCGCTACGCCGATTTGTGGCTGCGCGACTATATGAAAAAACAGGCTGCGCAGAAGCCGCCTGAGCAGGACACACACCCTAAAACAGCGGCGCCAGCGGAGAAAAGAGACCACTGA
- a CDS encoding 3-deoxy-D-manno-octulosonic acid kinase has translation MSDIRNITLPGQQIWYDAELLSTAPEHSFDPDFWQRSGKVTGSAQGRGTTWFVQLEACQGALRHYRRGGLFGKLVSDHYLFTGWKNTRSAQEFELLRHLAEAGVNVPRPIAARARRSGFSYQADILVEKVPNASDLVDVLQKQALSDEVYQAIGRMIRTMHEAGVNHTDLNIHNILLDKAGKVWLIDFDKCARKSGQGWQQENLNRLLRSFNKEQQRFSIQWQPEQWSALLQGYEHENR, from the coding sequence ATGTCCGATATTCGTAATATTACCCTTCCTGGCCAGCAAATCTGGTATGACGCTGAGCTGCTGTCCACCGCTCCGGAGCACAGTTTTGACCCGGATTTCTGGCAGCGCAGCGGCAAAGTGACCGGCAGCGCGCAGGGGCGCGGCACTACCTGGTTTGTGCAGCTTGAGGCCTGTCAGGGCGCGCTGCGTCATTATCGTCGCGGCGGTTTGTTCGGCAAGCTGGTGAGTGATCACTATCTGTTTACCGGCTGGAAGAACACGCGCAGTGCGCAGGAGTTCGAACTGCTGCGCCATTTGGCTGAGGCCGGGGTGAATGTGCCGCGACCGATAGCGGCTCGTGCCCGGCGCAGCGGTTTCAGTTACCAGGCCGATATTCTGGTGGAAAAAGTGCCCAACGCCAGTGATTTGGTCGATGTACTGCAAAAGCAGGCTTTGAGTGATGAGGTGTATCAGGCCATCGGCCGGATGATTCGTACCATGCATGAGGCCGGGGTGAATCACACCGATCTCAATATCCACAATATCCTGCTCGATAAAGCAGGCAAGGTGTGGCTGATTGATTTTGATAAATGCGCGCGCAAGAGCGGGCAGGGCTGGCAGCAGGAAAACCTGAACCGTTTACTGCGTTCTTTTAACAAAGAGCAGCAACGGTTCAGTATTCAGTGGCAGCCTGAGCAGTGGTCGGCACTGCTGCAGGGGTATGAGCACGAAAACCGTTAA
- the waaA gene encoding lipid IV(A) 3-deoxy-D-manno-octulosonic acid transferase — protein MRLIYTLLLALLSPLFLYSLYKTKPGKPAFGSRWKEHWGCTPQVKARRPIWIHAVSVGESIAAVPVIKALKQARPEQAIVVTTTTSTGAEQIAKLGDLVEHRYMPLDFAWCVRRFIKAVQPAQLLIVETELWPNTLQTVHQRNIPVTVINARLSERSCQRYQKFSALFNLIRPYVDRILCQYASDGERFQRLGFRANQIEVTGSVKFDIDINPQVQEAGAELRQQLGTQRPVWIAASTHEGEDAILLAAHRQLLTHYPNALLILVPRHPERFNAVFELCQQQGFATQRRTAQASDAETCQVYLGDTMGEMLTLISAADICFMAGSLVGDKVGGHNLLEPAALGKPLLNGPSFFNFSEIMQLLTQQNAVILCNNAGEIAKQLNMLFSEPNKLTLMGKEARLVVDNNKGAIGKTITTILNKKVVTKQL, from the coding sequence ATGCGCCTGATATATACCCTGTTACTCGCTCTGCTCAGCCCGCTGTTTTTGTACTCGCTGTACAAGACTAAACCGGGTAAACCGGCCTTCGGATCGCGCTGGAAAGAACACTGGGGCTGCACGCCTCAGGTGAAAGCCCGCCGGCCAATCTGGATTCATGCGGTATCTGTGGGCGAGTCGATTGCCGCGGTCCCTGTGATTAAGGCGCTCAAACAGGCCCGGCCCGAGCAAGCTATCGTCGTCACAACGACTACCAGCACAGGAGCCGAGCAGATCGCTAAACTGGGCGATCTGGTTGAGCACCGCTATATGCCGCTCGACTTTGCCTGGTGCGTACGACGCTTTATCAAAGCCGTACAACCGGCGCAATTGCTGATTGTCGAAACCGAGTTATGGCCCAATACCCTCCAAACCGTTCATCAGCGCAATATTCCGGTTACTGTGATCAATGCAAGGCTATCGGAGCGTTCTTGCCAGCGCTATCAGAAGTTTTCTGCCCTGTTCAATCTGATTCGCCCTTATGTGGATCGCATCTTGTGCCAGTATGCCAGTGATGGTGAACGCTTTCAGCGCCTCGGTTTTCGCGCGAACCAGATTGAGGTCACCGGCTCAGTGAAGTTTGATATCGATATCAACCCGCAGGTGCAGGAAGCAGGCGCTGAGCTACGCCAGCAGTTGGGCACGCAGCGCCCGGTCTGGATTGCCGCCAGTACCCATGAAGGTGAAGATGCCATTCTGCTTGCTGCACACCGCCAACTGCTGACGCATTACCCGAACGCACTGCTGATTCTGGTGCCACGCCATCCGGAACGTTTTAACGCTGTATTTGAACTGTGCCAGCAACAAGGTTTTGCGACTCAGCGCCGCACAGCTCAGGCCTCAGACGCAGAAACATGTCAGGTGTATCTCGGCGATACCATGGGTGAAATGCTGACTCTGATCAGCGCGGCAGATATCTGCTTTATGGCCGGCAGTTTAGTCGGCGATAAAGTGGGTGGGCATAACCTGCTTGAGCCGGCGGCGTTAGGTAAACCGCTGCTCAATGGGCCGAGCTTTTTTAATTTCAGTGAAATTATGCAGTTGTTAACGCAACAAAATGCGGTAATTTTATGCAACAATGCTGGTGAAATCGCCAAACAACTCAATATGTTGTTCTCAGAACCAAATAAACTCACTTTAATGGGTAAGGAAGCGCGCTTAGTGGTCGATAATAATAAAGGAGCCATCGGTAAAACGATTACCACCATATTGAATAAAAAAGTTGTTACTAAGCAACTGTAA
- a CDS encoding glycosyltransferase family 9 protein, translating to MSLLSSPPKSLCVLRLSAIGDVCHAISVVQAIQAHWPETKITWICGKVEAQLMADLPGIEVVVFDKKQGMAGMRALWSQLKQQRFDVLLHMQAALRASLLSWGIKARYKVGFGKNRTREGQWWFTNRHLPETQALHVLDNFAEFARYLGVPFDQPRWNIPLSADDTEFATQALQGKPSLVICPAASKDSRNWLTERYAAAADFAADNGLQVVLCGSPAEREVRLGQSIAELCRQPVVNLIGQTSLKQLTAVLKQAHVVLAPDSGPAHLATTQGTPVIGLYAHSNPLRTGPYNSLATTVNAYQRLAEQQFGRPVSELAWGTRLKGEDLMSDIQVEEVTKLLQPFLSDAFLTDAVLTGNQND from the coding sequence ATGAGTCTACTGAGCTCTCCACCTAAATCGTTGTGTGTGCTGCGTCTGTCCGCCATTGGTGATGTCTGCCACGCCATTTCTGTCGTACAAGCCATTCAGGCCCACTGGCCTGAAACCAAGATCACCTGGATTTGCGGAAAGGTCGAAGCTCAGTTAATGGCCGATCTGCCTGGTATTGAGGTGGTGGTCTTCGATAAGAAACAGGGTATGGCGGGGATGCGAGCGCTGTGGTCTCAGTTGAAACAGCAACGCTTTGATGTGCTGCTGCATATGCAGGCCGCGTTGCGGGCCAGCCTGCTGTCGTGGGGCATCAAGGCGCGTTATAAAGTCGGTTTTGGTAAAAACCGTACCCGTGAAGGTCAGTGGTGGTTTACTAACCGTCATCTGCCGGAGACTCAAGCGTTGCATGTGCTGGACAACTTTGCCGAATTTGCTCGTTATCTCGGCGTGCCGTTTGACCAGCCACGCTGGAATATTCCGCTCAGCGCTGACGATACAGAGTTTGCGACCCAAGCACTGCAGGGTAAACCGTCATTGGTCATCTGCCCGGCCGCGAGCAAGGACAGCCGCAACTGGCTGACTGAGCGCTACGCCGCCGCGGCGGATTTCGCGGCTGACAACGGCCTGCAGGTCGTGCTGTGCGGCTCACCGGCCGAGCGCGAAGTCAGATTAGGGCAGAGTATTGCCGAACTGTGCCGCCAGCCGGTGGTCAACCTTATCGGCCAGACCTCGCTCAAGCAGCTCACTGCAGTGCTGAAACAGGCACATGTGGTGCTGGCACCGGACTCCGGCCCGGCGCATCTGGCCACGACGCAAGGCACGCCGGTGATTGGCCTTTATGCGCACAGTAATCCGCTGCGCACCGGCCCCTACAACAGCCTGGCAACGACAGTCAACGCTTACCAGCGCCTGGCTGAGCAGCAGTTCGGACGCCCGGTCAGCGAACTGGCCTGGGGCACCCGCCTTAAGGGGGAGGATCTGATGAGTGATATTCAGGTCGAAGAAGTGACTAAGCTGCTGCAACCTTTTTTAAGCGATGCTTTTTTAACTGATGCCGTGTTAACAGGAAACCAAAATGACTGA
- the coaD gene encoding pantetheine-phosphate adenylyltransferase, giving the protein MTSKSISRVIYPGTFDPITNGHLDLIERAASMFDEVIIAVAASPSKNTLFTLEERVEFAKAVTSHLDNVTAKGFSGLMVDFAKAEGATVLVRGLRTTVDFEYEFGLTNMYRRLMPGLESVFLTPSEQYAFISSSLVREVAIHGGNVDEFVPKLVADALHDKKVVK; this is encoded by the coding sequence GTGACTTCAAAAAGTATCTCCCGTGTGATTTATCCGGGCACCTTTGATCCGATTACCAACGGCCACCTTGACCTGATTGAACGTGCTGCCAGCATGTTTGATGAAGTAATCATCGCCGTAGCCGCCAGCCCGAGCAAAAATACCCTGTTCACGCTTGAAGAACGGGTTGAGTTTGCCAAAGCCGTGACCAGCCATCTGGATAATGTCACCGCGAAGGGCTTTTCTGGCCTGATGGTGGATTTCGCCAAAGCTGAAGGCGCAACCGTACTGGTGCGCGGCCTGCGTACCACAGTCGATTTCGAATATGAATTCGGTCTGACCAATATGTACCGCCGCCTGATGCCGGGGCTGGAAAGCGTGTTCCTCACGCCTTCCGAGCAGTACGCCTTTATCTCTTCTTCTCTGGTACGCGAAGTCGCCATTCACGGCGGCAATGTGGATGAGTTCGTACCTAAACTGGTCGCCGATGCACTGCATGATAAGAAAGTGGTTAAATGA
- a CDS encoding glycosyltransferase family 4 protein: protein MNICHVNLASGYHGGENQTLQLIKQQIKLGYNLTVVANPQSPFCDRVSELNCRVVPAKHYLLQHGKAVTADCQLIHVHEGRAIYWAWLQHKLHGIPYLVTRRIDNPLKRKWLSTQAYSHAAVLVGLSNEIAARIRDAYPQQQVEIIPSSPVSYPVDNRQLAQIRERFADKFLVIHGANMLKHKGFDVTIGAAKLLEHRTPDVHFALLGDGKQRAELEQQAAGLSNVSFVGKQSNMGDWFAAADLLVHPSYSEGLGSVILEAMGSGLPVIGARAGGIPDIIEHQRSGLLIEPGDAKGLAEAIEQIRTDSELRDVLAAGRAAKLQDFLIENTAQRYATLYSQISA, encoded by the coding sequence ATGAATATCTGTCACGTTAATCTGGCCTCCGGCTATCACGGCGGGGAAAACCAGACTCTGCAGCTGATCAAGCAGCAAATTAAACTGGGCTACAACCTGACGGTGGTGGCCAACCCGCAAAGCCCGTTCTGTGACCGGGTGTCTGAACTGAACTGCCGGGTCGTGCCTGCCAAACACTATCTGCTGCAACACGGCAAAGCGGTCACCGCGGATTGTCAGTTGATTCACGTCCATGAGGGACGTGCTATTTACTGGGCCTGGCTGCAGCACAAACTGCACGGCATTCCTTACCTGGTCACACGCCGGATTGATAACCCTCTCAAACGTAAGTGGTTATCGACTCAGGCCTACAGCCACGCCGCCGTGCTGGTCGGCCTTAGTAACGAGATTGCCGCGCGCATCCGTGATGCCTATCCGCAGCAGCAGGTGGAAATCATCCCCAGCTCGCCGGTCAGTTATCCGGTCGATAACCGTCAACTGGCGCAGATCCGTGAGCGATTTGCCGATAAGTTCCTGGTTATCCACGGCGCCAACATGCTCAAACACAAAGGGTTTGACGTCACTATCGGCGCAGCCAAACTGCTGGAACACCGCACACCTGACGTTCACTTTGCCCTGCTTGGTGATGGCAAACAGCGCGCCGAACTGGAACAGCAGGCTGCCGGGCTGAGCAATGTCAGTTTTGTCGGTAAGCAGAGCAACATGGGCGATTGGTTTGCCGCCGCAGATCTGCTGGTTCACCCGTCCTACAGCGAAGGGCTCGGCTCGGTGATTCTCGAAGCGATGGGCAGCGGCCTGCCTGTGATCGGAGCCCGCGCCGGCGGGATTCCGGACATCATAGAACATCAGCGCTCCGGCCTGTTAATTGAACCGGGCGATGCCAAGGGGCTGGCCGAAGCGATTGAGCAAATCCGTACTGACAGCGAGTTACGAGACGTATTAGCGGCGGGCCGCGCAGCCAAGCTGCAGGATTTTCTGATTGAAAATACCGCGCAGCGCTACGCCACACTTTACAGCCAAATCAGCGCCTGA
- a CDS encoding NAD-dependent epimerase gives MKYLVTGAAGFIGSAVVERLCAEGHEVIGIDNLNDYYDVALKDARLERAAHDQFTFIEMDIADREGIAGLFEAEQFDKVIHLAAQAGVRYSIDNPMAYADSNLVGHLTILEGCRHHKIQHLVYASSSSVYGLNRKTPFNTSDSVDHPVSLYAATKKSNELMAHTYSHLYGVPTTGLRFFTVYGPWGRPDMALFKFTKAIINGDAIDVYNNGDMQRDFTYIDDIVEGIVRIKDVVPQANTDWTVEEGTPATSSAPYRVYNIGHGSPVKLMDYIKALESALGIEAKKNMLPMQPGDVYATYADTEDLFAATQYKPQMGVEQGVANFVNWYKEFYSV, from the coding sequence ATGAAATACTTGGTTACCGGTGCGGCCGGTTTTATTGGCTCTGCTGTGGTAGAGCGTTTGTGTGCGGAAGGGCACGAAGTTATCGGTATCGATAACCTGAATGACTACTACGATGTGGCGTTGAAAGATGCCCGTCTTGAGCGCGCGGCGCACGACCAGTTCACCTTTATTGAAATGGACATAGCGGATCGTGAAGGCATTGCTGGCCTGTTTGAAGCTGAGCAGTTCGATAAAGTGATTCACCTCGCGGCTCAGGCTGGCGTGCGTTACTCAATCGATAATCCGATGGCGTATGCCGACAGCAACCTGGTTGGTCATCTGACGATTCTGGAAGGCTGTCGCCACCATAAGATTCAGCATCTGGTGTATGCCTCTTCGAGCTCGGTTTACGGTCTGAACCGTAAAACCCCGTTTAACACCTCAGACAGCGTCGATCACCCGGTCTCTTTGTACGCCGCGACCAAGAAATCGAATGAGCTGATGGCGCATACTTACTCGCACCTGTACGGCGTGCCGACTACCGGCCTGCGCTTTTTTACCGTGTATGGTCCGTGGGGCCGCCCGGATATGGCGCTGTTCAAGTTTACCAAAGCCATCATCAATGGCGATGCGATTGACGTCTACAACAACGGCGATATGCAGCGTGATTTCACCTACATCGACGACATTGTGGAAGGCATTGTGCGTATTAAAGATGTGGTACCACAAGCCAACACTGACTGGACGGTGGAAGAGGGCACACCCGCGACCAGCTCTGCTCCTTACCGGGTGTACAACATTGGCCACGGCAGTCCGGTTAAGCTGATGGACTACATTAAGGCGCTGGAAAGTGCACTGGGCATTGAAGCCAAGAAAAATATGCTGCCGATGCAGCCGGGTGATGTGTACGCCACTTACGCCGATACCGAAGACCTGTTTGCCGCAACCCAGTACAAGCCGCAGATGGGGGTTGAGCAGGGGGTGGCTAATTTTGTGAACTGGTACAAAGAATTCTATTCGGTATAG